The following is a genomic window from Aphelocoma coerulescens isolate FSJ_1873_10779 chromosome 5, UR_Acoe_1.0, whole genome shotgun sequence.
AATTTGCTTCTGAGTGATACATAAAGGAACAAATTCTCTGCATCAGATCCTCACTGTGTGTGTGCAATGTCTTGCAGTGACGTGATACCTTTGCTGGTAGTCACAAAACAATCCTATTGCTATAAACTCACATTCTGGTGGTGCTTTGTGTATATGTGTATCTCTTCTAAATGCATATGATTATTTAGGCTGACTTGAAGCCTGCATGCTAGCTCTTCTGTATATTGCATGTATTATATACAGGTTTTCTGCAATAATACTGATTCTAACAGAAATGGGAGAAATTTTATAGCCTGTGGTATTCCTGACAGGTTAGCACCATGTACATGAAATCTCCATAATTTTGAAAGTTACTTAATGGTTAGTCTTTAATGATGACTTCGGGACAATGCAAAAGCAGGTAATAGCTTTCAGTCTGATTTTGCCATGTTTTTCTTCACAGCTTCCTGTTATGGGAGGAGCCTTTATGGACTCACCCAATGAGGACTTTAGTACAGAGTACTCCCTGTTTAACTCATCAGCCAACGTCCATGCAGCCTCTTCCATGCAGAATCCACCAGAAGAGACATCCCGTTCTTCAAATGATGCCATATTGTTATGGATTGCAATAATAGCAACAATTGGAAATATTGTGGTTGTGGGAGTGGTGTATGCCTTCACCTTCTAGGATGACTTTCGCTACAAACactggaagaaaggaaaacttcaaCAGTATTTGtcatgtgtatgtatgtatgtatgtgtgtatatatacatgtatatctatataaatacatataggTAGAGACTTTGTTGGTTAAGTGCTGCCACAGTCATTGGAATGAAATGCAATTTAATCATGTTAAGTCTTGATGGCAGAAAGTTTGGATGCAAGTTGTGTGGAGGTGAGAGCTTTATTTGAGAGCAGAGCCAATACCAGTTTTGTATAGAAGTGTAATAAAAGAGAGATCAACTTGGGTATAGTAAATACAGAGAGATATTTATATAGAAAGTGCTTATTTTCTACTGTAGATTTTTCTAGCAGCTCTTCTGCAGTTTGTCAgctcttttgggttttttgtgcaTTTCTTACTGTTGTATAATGTTGTATG
Proteins encoded in this region:
- the C5H14orf132 gene encoding uncharacterized protein C14orf132 homolog; amino-acid sequence: MKLPVMGGAFMDSPNEDFSTEYSLFNSSANVHAASSMQNPPEETSRSSNDAILLWIAIIATIGNIVVVGVVYAFTF